A DNA window from Pseudorasbora parva isolate DD20220531a chromosome 19, ASM2467924v1, whole genome shotgun sequence contains the following coding sequences:
- the sesn2 gene encoding sestrin-2, whose amino-acid sequence MNTYIRPMKEEAVDAPQVLPSGPSAFIPTEEILEEGAAQEVMSEALLSEGRADHIIMAMGLHPTYLACFLRTQHALLQLDGPLPLSWRHFIIILASARHQCSYLVQHHSSAFLLAGGDESWLRGLDHAPPKIQHLQTLNKLLAHRPWLITQEHIQELVCPGAEARWSLAELIQAVVLMCHAHSLASFVWGCGVLPEPEQSEDPALRPRSPTESCCSAPDNTRNQQEWSEAVNEVKLLMEKMMRVQQQGEEFTQEELVTRFERERTESLLEHTDVQRSVLPDCVSRFVVDADFTYQDFSPRGVQAPPTMRAQDYSWEDHGFSLMNRLYGEMAQLLDEKFQVVCALTYHTMAMHSHVDTSTLRKAIWNYIHCIFGIRYDDYNYGEVNQLLERSLKVYVKTVACHPEKTTPRMYFSFWRQFRHSEKVHVNLLLMEARLQAALLYALRAITRYMT is encoded by the exons ATGAACACCTATATTCGCCCGATGAAG GAGGAAGCAGTTGATGCACCCCAGGTGTTGCCCTCAGGGCCCAGTGCCTTTATCCCAACTGAAGAG ATTCTGGAGGAAGGTGCCGCACAGGAAGTGATGTCAGAGGCTCTGTTGTCTGAGGGACGTGCCGATCATATCATCATGGCGATGGGGCTACATCCCACATACTTGGCCTGTTTCCTTCgtacccagcatgcattgctCCAGCTGGATGGCCCTCTGCCTTTGTCATGGAGACATTTCATAATCATCTTG GCGTCTGCACGTCACCAGTGCTCATATTTAGTTCAGCACCACAGCTCTGCGTTTCTGCTTGCTGGTGGAGATGAGTCCTGGCTTAGAGGACTTGACCACGCACCGCCTAAAATACAGCACCTGCAGACTCTCAACAAACTGCTCGCACACAGACCCTGGCTCATCACGCAGGAGCATATACAG GAGTTAGTTTGTCCGGGTGCCGAGGCGCGATGGTCCCTGGCTGAACTGATCCAGGCGGTTGTTTTGATGTGCCATGCCCACTCTCTGGCCTCGTTTGTCTGGGGTTGTGGCGTTCTCCCCGAGCCTGAGCAGTCAGAAGATCCAGCGCTCCGACCACGTTCGCCCACAGAGTCCTGTTGCTCCGCTCCAGACAACACCAGAAATCAGCAAGAG TGGTCTGAGGCTGTGAATGAGGTTAAGCTGTTGATGGAGAAGATGATGAGGGTTCAGCAGCAGGGGGAAGAGTTTACTCAGGAAGAGCTGGTTACTCGCTTTGAAAGAGAAAGGACCGAGAGTTTGCTGGAACATACTGACG TTCAACGCTCCGTTCTTCCCGATTGTGTCTCGCGGTTCGTTGTGGATGCAGATTTTACCTACCAGGATTTTAGTCCTCGAGGAGTGCAGGCGCCCCCCACCATGAGAGCTCAG GACTATTCGTGGGAAGATCACGGCTTCTCTCTTATGAACAGGCTGTATGGGGAGATGGCACAGCTTCTGGATGAGAAGTTTCAGGTGGTGTGTGCGCTCACGTATCACACCATGGCCATGCACTCGCACGTGGACACTTCCACTCTCCGCAAGGCCATATGGAATTACATTCACTGTATTTTTGGAATAAG GTACGACGACTACAATTATGGGGAGGTCAACCAGCTGTTGGAACGCAGTTTAAAAGTGTATGTGAAGACAGTGGCTTGTCACCCGGAGAAAACCACACCAAGAATGTACTTCTCCTTTTGGAGGCAGTTCCGGCACTCAGAAAAG GTCCACGTGAACCTGTTACTGATGGAGGCCCGACTGCAGGCAGCTTTACTTTATGCTCTCAGAGCAATTACACGCTACATGACCTAA